From one Amphiura filiformis chromosome 13, Afil_fr2py, whole genome shotgun sequence genomic stretch:
- the LOC140168800 gene encoding uncharacterized protein, with protein sequence MASYSSVTSVCDADAHTQGQDFVFAIPAKNELQVCSPYILLTAASKRTQVTITAADFSALHSVNTAEVVRVTLPDSVCMRTSGVNDQTILVHSTNPISVHVFNRNNGGDGYLAIPTGRLGLTYYIAAYPPYNTYYSFIAISSLNITTVIEITPRHASSYTVTIGPYETYLVRLRNDPTGTRLDADHPISVVAGSECSDIPRSTSYYCEPLLEQLPSVEQLGRTYFVGPFKGRNSGYVCRIIGVSDVPTNIQISKRDAVQLNSGDMHEIDITGNSMNSLLSISSDNPILVMQYMKSRETDSIGDSSMVLVTSVDQFSTNISFPVAERLEFSYYVHVAIDCVHKSDLFFDGDTMANWKVLRSISGTMCLLRKQTTPGLHNLGHRENAPFNAIVYGYKSISGGNSFAYAYPAGFNLHKGKYINWLNLYFV encoded by the coding sequence TTTGTGATGCTGATGCCCATACACAAGGACAGGACTTTGTTTTCGCCATTCCTGCCAAAAACGAATTACAAGTATGTTCTCCATATATTCTATTGACTGCCGCTTCTAAGAGAACACAGGTTACTATAACTGCTGCAGATTTTAGCGCACTGCATTCGGTGAACACAGCCGAAGTCGTCAGAGTTACGCTTCCAGACTCTGTATGTATGCGTACCTCTGGTGTGAATGATCAAACCATCCTTGTACATTCTACAAACCCAATTTCAGTACATGTGTTTAACAGAAACAATGGTGGTGACGGATATTTAGCCATACCAACAGGAAGACTTGGGTTAACATATTATATAGCAGCATATCCACCATATAATACCTATTACTCATTTATTGCCATAAGCTCTTTAAACATCACAACTGTTATTGAAATAACTCCAAGACATGCAAGTTCTTACACAGTCACCATTGGCCCTTATGAAACATATCTGGTTAGACTGCGTAATGATCCTACTGGGACACGCTTGGATGCTGACCACCCAATTTCAGTTGTGGCTGGCTCTGAATGTTCAGATATTCCACGTAGTACAAGTTATTACTGTGAGCCCTTACTAGAACAACTGCCATCGGTTGAACAACTTGGGCGGACATACTTTGTTGGCCCCTTTAAGGGACGCAATTCAGGCTATGTATGTCGCATTATTGGAGTGAGTGATGTTCCAACAAATATTCAAATATCCAAAAGAGACGCAGTACAACTCAACTCTGGAGACATGCATGAGATTGATATTACGGGCAATTCAATGAATTCATTACTTTCAATTTCATCGGATAACCCAATCTTGGTGATGCAGTACATGAAATCCCGTGAAACGGACAGTATTGGAGACTCATCGATGGTGTTAGTTACCTCAGTGGACCAATTTTCTACAAACATCAGTTTCCCAGTAGCTGAAAGGTTGGAATTTTCCTATTATGTACATGTAGCCATTGACTGTGTGCATAAATCCGATCTATTCTTTGACGGAGATACGATGGCAAACTGGAAAGTCTTAAGAAGTATTAGCGGTACCATGTGCCTCTTACGTAAGCAGACTACACCTGGCTTGCATAATTTGGGGCATCGCGAGAATGCACCATTTAATGCTATAGTTTATGGATACAAATCCATTAGTGGAGGCAATTCCTTTGCCTATGCTTATCCAGCTGGTTTTAATTTACACAAAGGCAAGTATATTAATTGGCTTAATCTGTATTTTGTATGA